GTTTTTATCCAGTCTGACACTTTTTTTTACCAGCTTCTGCCATTGGACATTGTTTTGACCCAGATTAATCACCAGGTGTACCCCCGCCCATCGCCCTAATATCTGTCTTGACCAAATGAAACTCAGATGTCAGACTGAGAGCTCTTGCTCCCAGACAAGCTTCAAACCTGTCACCAAAACTGGAATATGACATTTATGTTTAACAGACAGAGAGTGGCATTCCCCTTTATGGCCCACACTACACTTAGTTTATCTCTTGTGTGGGAAACCACAGAGTTTTTCCACTGTGTGAAAAGGCTTTAGCACCTCAAGGCTGGTACATGTTTGTCAAGCCTGAGCAGACCagctttttctttgcatttttgaGGTTTCATTGACCAATTCAACCAGCTGCTTCTTAAAACTGTGATGTAATTATATGAATTAAAagtgaaaagacaaaaatacgAGTAAATTGAGCCTTTAACTTATGTTGGCCTGTCTTTTCTCATTCTCAGTCAAATATGTTGTTCATGGGTGGTGTTTTGGAGGCATACGAGAAGCTGTTTGGACACATGCTGAGGCAGCTACCCACTCCAAGTCCCCAGTTAGCCATCAGCAAAGACAAAGCTGGCACCAGCACCGCTGGGCCATCAGCTTCTGGAGACGTCAGGTCCAATCTGATGAAGGTTTTACAGAAGATCAAAGAGTTGAAAAGGCATCGTTATCAGGAGCAGGTGAAGCTTCTGCAGGGACTGCAGAACCTTAAGCACATTGAGGTATGGAAAcagttgttttagtttttagttcTGCAACATTTTTCAGGCTTTGGTTGAATGAAGGCAAGAAGGTGTCTTGAGAAAGTTTACAGAAACCTTGTGGAGCATCTTCACAAGGCTCTAAGAggggtttgtttttgtgttggtttatggAGATTTTTTACCATGctgcataaaaatgtttttcctacCTTAAGGACTAAAATAACTCATAGTGAGGATTGATGAAGGCctaataaagatttaaaaagagCCTAAAACAGGAACTTCTGTAAGGCTTATATGTGGCGTCTTAAATGGCTTGTGTATGCTTTTTAAACTGGACCCAGGTGTCAGAAGTTCTTGTGaagaataaaacatgaataaggCCTATGTTTGGCTTTAAATTAGAaccatttaacatttattttgggCCTTTGAAACACCTTGAGAAAGGACTCTGAAATGTTTGTGAACATCTCCAAGAGATCTTAAAGGATAAGGTCTTTTAAAGAAGTTGTGAGAACAATTACCTTATTTTCAACCTGAACAATTGAAATAACATTGATAGAAcgtataaaataaattttagagCCTGTACTTATTTCTTTCTGCTTCTTGCTTTCTGTCACGAAagctttatttagatttttgagTTCAACAAGGTCTTATTAAGGGCTTAAATTACAATCTGTCACTTTAATTAAGCCTTTATGGATACAATTTATTATTGGAAGAACTTCCAACAAAGTTTAATTTATAAATTTTGCCTTAGATCTTGTACTTGGTCTAGATAATCAACGTTTTacagatattttatttaatataatttgGTAACTGACTGACCTGTCTTCATTCTCCAGATGGACAACCTTAAGATCCAGAGCAAAGCCCTGTGGGAGCTGCCATGGATTTACGAGGAAGCAAGCTCGTTGGCGGACAACGTcatgaggaggaagaggaggcggCGGCAGACGAGGACCAAGACTCGCCCGGGAGTCTGAAAGATGAGGAAAAGGGCAACAACAATAACAGCTATGCAACAAAACCTCAGCaaataacaaaaagaacaaattttttaaactggaaTTAATGTGCCTATTTAAGATTTAGTAATTAGGGGATtcttttatacatatatatatttattgacTGAACAATCACCTACCAGTCTAAGCTTTATAAATCTAcagttgaaatgtttttaaaggtcacttaatgttttttacttgaaACAGGAAAGTTATCCTGCAAAGTTCAGGATAAATAATATTACCTGGAAATActtgatttattcatttttattcacttAAAATACTGAGAAGATCAGCTACATGTAAAACATAACCCTGGATGGACGATGTTTCTTTTAGTACTAGTAAATACAATTATTGCTCTTACAAgtgaatgtttttcattttaaactcaGATTGGACATTGATGGAGAGGTGGGTGGGGCCAGATGGGGAGCAGTCCTCTGATTGGTTAGAAAAGTGACACTTTAGATATGAATGAGTCCAAACCCAGTTTATTTATCAGgaggtttttttctttctttcttgagaacaaattaattttgttttaacagaaaTCTGCTTTCACTGAAGTGCCTTGGAGAGCTGATGATGATGTTCGAAGTACAAAGTACGCCAATATTTAATAGTACGTACTGTAGAGTAATTTTACTACCCTGAACCTTAAAGTCTCGCACTGAGGTAGAACTGACATCATTTCATCATTTTGCTGACATGTTctagatttttatatttattttgtatttaagagttttatttaaaagtgaaTCACGCTGTTATGATTATTTATTGTGTATTTATTGATTGGAACAAGCAGACTGATTAGTGTGAAATAAACAGAATGTAATTCAGTTGGACAtgtgtctttgt
This portion of the Girardinichthys multiradiatus isolate DD_20200921_A chromosome 17, DD_fGirMul_XY1, whole genome shotgun sequence genome encodes:
- the ifng1 gene encoding interferon gamma 1, which gives rise to MILAVMRTVVCLCMWLSVHRVSGTYVPQEMNRTLQNLRQHYKISNQDLFDGQHVFPREPLRGKMESNMLFMGGVLEAYEKLFGHMLRQLPTPSPQLAISKDKAGTSTAGPSASGDVRSNLMKVLQKIKELKRHRYQEQVKLLQGLQNLKHIEMDNLKIQSKALWELPWIYEEASSLADNVMRRKRRRRQTRTKTRPGV